TCATTGGATGAAGACTTGGGCTGAAAATCAGAAAACACTTCAGGCGATTACCAACCTTTACTGGCGTGGTGCTCAAATCTATGAGTCCGACATTGCGATTGACAATAAGTACTTTAATTTCTTCATCGAAGAATCCACGACGCCATATGATGTGCACTTAGAAAGCCTGCTCATTCACGAATTGGGACACGTTTTGGGTTTAAAACACCGCACCGTTCCTAGCGTGATGTGGTCGACATTGAATGGTGCCGTCAAACGGGATTCTTTAACCGCCGCCGATCGCGAGACGATCAAATGCGAGTACTAAGATGAAAAAAGAAAAAACGAATCTGCAAAAAATGTCGCGAATGATTAGTCTGATGCTGATCCTGGCGGCTTTGCCTTTTGGTGTCTTGCTGCTAAATAAAAAAGTGTCGCAGCTTCGCCTCGTCGCTTCCAGCGAGGACGGGCCTTCCGTCAATGTCACCACTTTTGACTACGACTTGTCTGAAGCTTCTGCGCACGAATTTAAAAAGGCTTTCAAATATCAGGTGTTAAAAGAAGCCTCCGTCTTAAAAACCCCTCAGGGACCAGCCATGCGACTAGGTCTTTTCCTGATGAAGAATGCCGCCGGAGGTAAGGTGTTCGCCTGCGAACAATATCCCACCATCGATCTGCTTTTTGCCGCCGAGGGCATCGCCTTTTCCGGAGAAATTCCACAAATGATTTTGCGTGTCCCCTGTACTGTGGCCACAGATCAACGCCATATCGACACTTTGCCAATCCCCTTTTCGAAGATTCTTAAAAGTCCCGTCACTCAATATGAGTTCACCACTCAGGCGGAAAATTCACGCGAGCAGGGTAAGGTATATTTTCGTCACGTCGTGGAGTTCTGGCCCACAGAATGGACGTGGACCGGCGTAAAATTTTATGCGGAAGACCCTGGCGATACTTTACAAATTAACGGCTATGAAGTGATCTCTGTTCTGGGAGAGCCTTTAGTCATTAAAGCTACCGAATAGACTCGAATTCGGGAACATAGCGGACTTTGTCTTCTCCGCGCGCCTTGGCTTCATAATCGCTGTATTCACGACGATGCTGTTCGACCTCTTTGGCAATCTGCTCGTCAATCTCTTTATTCTTTTGGTCATTGATGGCATCTATGGCGGAAGCTGTTTTCGTTGCTTCAGGTTGCGCAATGTCGCCGACATAAATGGCATTGCCATTGAAAAACTGTACTTCCTTTTCAAAGCGAATGCGGTCGTCATAGAAAACATAAGTCCAACGATCTTTACCCTGAAAGCGTTGTGTTCGAGAGGGGCTTCCCATTAAATCAAGAACGTCATCTTTTTCCATTCCAGGTCTTACTTCGCCAAATTGCTTCAGCATTGATGTCTGACAGGCTGTCGTCAGCAAACCAAGTAAAACGACAGGAATAGCCAAATAACGGAGCATAGTTCCCCCATCCTTCTATGCTACTAGTTTACTAAGAAGCTTGGAAAGCCGCCACTTTCTTTTGTCTCATTTTGGAACAAAAAATAGGGCGGCCCCAGGCCAGGGTTTAAATTTCTCCCCGGCCTTTTCGCGCCATATGCGCTTTGGCGTTAAGATGTATTTTCTTCCATCGTTTTCTCTCTTCAGCCATTTTGGCGGGATCAGAACGACGTTCTTGATAAGAGACTTCCTTTTGCAATTTCAAATAGCTGTCCCAACGATCCGGGTCCAAGTCACCGTGACTCAAAGCTTTTTGAATCGCACAACCTGGTTCCTGATCATGAGCACAGTCACGAAATCGGCAGGCCTCGGCCAGAGCAACGATGTCCGAAAACAATTCCTGCACCCCTTCTTCCTGATCGACTAAGCCCAATTGCCGCATTCCCGGCGTATCCATAAGGACCGCACCGTCGTGCAACCGAAACAGCGACCGTGACGTGGTCGTATGTCTGCCGCGGTCGTCGTCAGCGCGGGCACTTTGCGTTTGCAAAGTTTCTTCGCCCAGAAAGAAATTCGTCAGGGTTGATTTTCCAACTCCGGAAGAGCCCATCAAAGCGACCGTTTTACCGGGCCGCAAATACTGTCGCAGAATATCGCAAGTTTGTGGCTCTAAGACGCTGACAGCGTGAATAGGCACCCCGATATAGGTGTTTTCAAGGTCCTGCGTGATGGCTTCAGGATCTTCCACCAGATCGGATTTGCTAAGCACAATAACGGGTGAGGCCCCGCTATCCCAAGCCAAGCTTAAATAGCGATCCAGCCTCTTGGCGTTGAGATCTCTATTTAATGAGGTGACAACAAATATCACATCAACGTTGGATGCGATGACCTGAACACCGTGCCCCGGGTCCCTACGATAAAAGCAAGTCCGGCGATCTAAAACTCTGTGGATCACAGCTTTGTCTTGATCGCCGTCCATTTGACAAAGAACCCAGTCGCCCACGGAAGGGAACGCCCCCGGGGAACTTTCGAAGTCATGACGAAAACGCCCTGAAACCTGGGCAAAAGAGGTCCTATCATCTCCCCAACTGAGGCGATAAAGATCTCGCTCTTGGTTTATGACTCGGGCGACTTTAAGACCCTCGTCTTTGTTTGTAACTTGTAGCTCAAAAAATAAATCCCATCCCCACGACTGGAGGTTAGAATATGAATTCACGCGAAACTCCCATAGATATTTTCGTTAAAATAAAAAGCGGAAGCTCTCGTGGATTTAAACTGTCAGAATTTGTGCGACTAAATGAATAGATCCAGAGAGCTGTGATTTGATTTAAAGAATTTTACAATCATAAGCCCTCCTTGTTCATGGCTGTCTTTATCTTCCCGGAAGGCCTTGTTTTCGTCAAGCGGCTGCCCCATTCTTTGGCAAAATTATTTCAATAGAGCGTAAAACTGGCGAAAAATCTTGGGTGTTTTCCCCAGACCCCACTGCGGATTCAGGACTCCACCAAAATCCGCCGGATCGGCTTTTTCACCATTAATATAAAGCTCGGATTGTGATTCAGTTGAAATACTGACAATTCGAAGTGCGCCTCGCACCGTTTGCAAATCCAGCAGAGAGCGCGTTTGCATCGCGCCGGTGGCACTGTCCATACTCATCTGAAACTGAATCGGTCCGCTGACAGTGTCACCATCGGCAAGTCGGATCAGGACACGACCCGATCCAGTGGTCTTCATCAGCATTACCATTGCCTGCTTGGCAACAGTGACGTCCGCATCCGTCACTGAGTTCAACTCAAGAAGAGATTCGATGATGTTCGTGGCTTGGCGCAACTTTTCGTCCTGCAGATGACCATAAATTTTTTGTTTGAGTTTCACCTGGCTTAAAGTTTGAGCGGGTTGTTCCGCTTGATTCACGCGCACCCGGTTGATCTGAGTAATAACCTCGCCCTCTTCTAGATAATTTAAGGGGCAGCCCTTTGCCGCAATCGACATCTGAGCACGCTCGCCAGAGACCGCACCTTCCCGCGCCTGGGTGTCGCCCCACTGGGCGCCAAAGGCCGGAAAAATCTCGCAGTCTTTTTTTATTTTTTTTAAAACTGCCAAGCCTTCTGGAGAAAGTTTCTCTATCGCTTTTTGTCTTTCTTCAACTTCGACTGTTTTCGCAGATCCCCCAGACACAACCGCCGTAAAGATCGCGTGTGGAGAAGGGATGAGTTTACCAAAAGCCATGTTAAGTTCCGCGTAATATTTCACGTCACTTGAGGACATGGCATTGACGGGTTTTTCGTAGGGCCTAAAGATGTCTACGGGGGTTTCTTCAGCGCTATCCCCGCCCGCACCAGAACAAGCCGTGATTGCAAACACCGCGATATATAGGAAATATATTTGTTTCATGCAAACCCCTCAGTAGGCTTCTGAAGAGTATTAAATAACGTCCAAAATAAGAGTCAATAATGGAACTATTACTTCTTTAGGATGATCGGGTCCACGATGCGGGGCGCGGACTCTGGGGACTTTTTCTTTTCTTCGACCAGTGCCGTTCCCAGTTCATTTTTTTCCGGCTTTTCATATTGCATGCGCACTTTTTGCAATGTCTTTTTAACGGTGTTTCCCAGACTCATTTGCGTTTCCATTTCTTCAATGGACTTCACTTCGATACGTTCGTATTCGCGTTTTTCCGTCAAACCCTTTTCTGGATAGCGGTACTTCAGAAGAGCGCGCTGTTGATCGTATTCTTTGACGTTTGCATTCAAATCTTTGTGCAATGACTTCATTTGGTTGATGATTTCGGCGACCCGGGAAGAATCTTTGGTTTGTTGCTTCTCAGTGATCAGCTTTTGAATTTCCGTTTCTGCAGAGCGAACTTTTGCCTCTAAGGCCTGAACCCGCGCCTGTACAACAGCATAAGAGTCTTCGCTGGATTTGATTTCTTTTGCCGGAGCTGCGGGGGCGGCACCATGCTCAGCGGGAGCCTCTTCATTGGCAAATGCCATTGTCGTCAATGTCAAAAAAGTAAACGAAATTTTAAGAACCAGAGAGTACATCTTGCCTCCAAGAAATTTTAAAAGGCAGATATTTAATTCGGTTGATTAAGACGCTGGCTTTAGCGGGCGAAAGACCTTTTAGGACCAACCGCCCTTGCCCAATCTGATTAAGAAGCTCATTCACATCCCAACCAAAGCGGGAATCTGTCATCGCCTCTTTTAACTGCATTACAAGATGGCTGGACTCTATACCGTCGATAATCACGGCATAGGTCATTGGACCAGCCAGTGTGTCGGCATTCCCGAACTCAGTCACATCGGAAAAATCAGGTGTATCCGGAGTCGCCACGTTCGTTATCGGCTGTGGCGTACGGTCCAGTGTTTGTGAGAAGTCGTAAGGGGCTTCCTCAACAGGAGCCGCGAACGCTTCTTGCCCAACTTCTGCCGCGGCGGCATAGGACTGCTCTGAGCTTTGATAACCTTCCCCTGGAACTTCGATTTCTGTTCCCGGAGGAATTTCATCCGCTGGAGTTAAATAAGGGTCTTCTTGAGGCGCATTTTCCTCGGGAACTTCTTGGGGGATTTGCCCCTGATAAACCGTTGGCTCGGACGTGGCTGAATAGTCTTGAGGCACTTCTACGGGAGCTTCACCGTAAGCATTGAAGTCTTGCGGAGTCGGGTTTTCGAAGGACGTGCCTGCCTGAAAATCAGCCCCGCCTTCGAAGTCAGTTCCAGATTGAATTTCGGGTTCTTGAGCCGGCTCAGATTCGTGCTCGGCCATTTCCGGCTGCCCATTCCAATCGATAAAGTAAACCGCATTGCAATGGGGACATGTGAACAAAGTCCCCAGGTGCTTATCTAGAATCTCTACCGGCTGTTGGCAACTCGGACAAGGGATCAACTATCTTTTTCCTTTACCTTGTTTTTCAAGGCGACGACGTTCCTCGCGATTCATCGGACGATCATCACGCGGTCCACTTTGAAAGGTCATCTTACGTGTGGGTGCTGCTTCACTGGTTTCCACTTCAGGAAGACTGTGACCGATGTCCGTTTCTGACGGAGACGAGTAATCCAACTCGTCAAGGTCCGCTTCTTCCGGGCGCAGACTGTCCAAAACCTCTTCTTGCGATTGCTGAGCCACAAGTTGCACACGCATGATCTTTTCGATCGCATCGCTTTTAATGGTATTGTTCAGGCTTTCGAAGGCTTTAAAGGCCTCTTTTTTATACTCAATCAAAGGATCTTTCTGCGCGTAACCGCGAAGACCAATGCCCTCTTTAAGCTTGTCGATCACGTAAAGATGATTTTTCCAGTGATGATCGATGCTTTGTAAAAGGATCATTTTCTGAACCTGCTCAAAGAAAGGTCCCATAGAAGTTTTTTGTTTTTCAAAAACTTCTTTCACACCTTTTTTCACTGCTTCCGTCACCGTGTCTGAATTGATCGGCATGTTAGCAAAATCAATCTTGAAACCGAAGCTTTGCACAAGAGAGTTGTTCAACCCTTCCATGCTCCACTCTTCCTTCTTGCCACCCTCTGGAGCATAAGTGTCCAGAAGATTCGAGACGACGTCTCCCAACCAATCCAAGGTTGTTCTTTCGATCTCTTGACCTTCAAGAACTTTACGGCGCATTCCATAGATCGCATTTCTTTGCGCATTCATGACAGAGTCATACTCCATCAAATTCTTACGAATATCGAAGTTGTGTCCTTCGACCTTGCGTTGTGCGCCTTCAATTGCGTTCGTCACCATTTTTGCCGTGATCGGTTCATCTTCAGGAATGTTGAGCATTTCCATGATTTTTTGAATACGCTCACCGTTGAAAATTCTCATCAGCTTATCTTCCAAAGAAAGATAGAAACGGGATTCGCCCGGATCCCCTTGACGACCGGCACGACCACGAAGCTGATTGTCGATACGACGAGATTCATGTCTTTCGGTACCGATGATATAAAGGCCGCCCAACTCACGAACTTCGGCGCGCTCTTTTTCAACTTGCGGTTTAACTTTGGCCAAGGCTTCCTGGAATTCTGGAGACTCATCATTGCCTACCGCTGCCTTCGCCAACATTTCGGCGTTACCACCCAACATGATGTCAGTACCACGACCGGCCATGTTTGTTGCGATGGTCACAGCACCTTTACGACCCGCTTGTGCCACGATTTCGGCTTCGCGTTCGTGTTGTTTGGCGTTAAGAACTTCGTGCTTGATACCTTCTTTACGAAGATACGCGCTTAGGGATTCCGACTTTTCAATCGACTCAGTACCAACCAGAATTGGCTGACCTTTGGCGATACGTTCCTTGATATCCGCAGTGATCGCTTTGTATTTTGCTTTTTCAGACTTATAAACAACGTCTTCCTGATCTTTACGTTGGATAGGTCTGTTCGTTGGAATCACGTTCACATCAAGATTGTAGATCTTTTTGAACTCGACCGCCTCAGTATCCGCTGTTCCCGTCATACCTGAAAGTTTCGTGTACATACGGAAATAGTTTTGGAAAGTGATTGTCGCCAAAGTTTGGTTTTCAGATTTAACTTCCACGCCTTCTTTAGCTTCGATGGCTTGGTGAAGGCCATCACTCCAACGACGACCCGGCATCAAACGACCCGTGAATTCGTCAACGATGACGATCTCGCCGTCTTTGATCATGTATTCCACATCACGACGGTAAAGATAGTAAGCTTTCAAGCCCTGGTAAACGTGGTGAAGAATCTCAATATTTTGAGGGTCGTAAAGATTAGAAAGACCCATTAGCTCTTCAACCTTTGCATTTCCTTCGTCGGTCAAAGAAGCGGTTTTGGTTTTTTCCTCCATCGTGAAGTGCACATCGCGCTTCAGTTGCGGGATGATCGCATTGACGGCGTAATACTTGTCAGTAGAAGCCTCTGCGGGACCAGAAATGATCAGTGGCGTACGTGCTTCGTCGACCAAGATAGAGTCACACTCATCCACGATAGCGAAGTTATGACCGCGCTGAACATAGTCGTTCAAATCAAACTTCATATTGTCACGTAGGTAATCGAAGCCCAATTCATTATTTGTACAGTAAGTGATATCACAAGCGTACATCTGCTTACGTTGCTGGTCGTTCAAACCGTGAACGATAATGCCCGTCGTAAGACCCAACCAACCATAAAGACGTCCCATCCATTCAGCATCACGACGCACTAGATAGTCATTCACCGTCACAAGGTGCACGCCTTTACCAGTCAGCGCATTCAAGTAAACCGGCAAAGTCGCCACAAGCGTTTTACCTTCACCCGTTCTCATCTCGGCGATATTTCCGCGATTAAGAACGATACCACCGATCAACTGAACGTCATAATGGCGCATGCCCAAAACGCGCTTAGAAGCCTCACGACAAACCGCAAATGCCTCAGGCAATATATCGTCAACAGTTTCGCCTTTACGAAGACGTTCTTGGAATTCTGGAGTCTTGGCTTTAAGTTGTTCGTCCGTGAGAGCCGCCATCTTGGGCTCTAGGGCATTAATACGATCCACAGTGGGTTGGATCTTCTTCATTTCACGATCGTGTTTGGTACCGAAAATTTTTGTAAGTACTTGTGTAATCATAGTCTTAGAGAATAGACCCAAATCCTTAGGGGCGGCAAGGCAACAGGGCAATTCTAGTCCCGCGTCATTCACTTGGAAAACACCTCTTTCCTCGACGAAAGGTTGGCTTCAAAAAAGACACTGAACGAGCGAGAAAATTAGCGCACTCTCTATTTCGAATAATTAATCTGACGAAGACCTTCATAAGCAGCGATGGCAACGCTCGTGGCAAGGTTAAGGCTGCGGGC
The window above is part of the Bdellovibrio sp. ArHS genome. Proteins encoded here:
- the rsgA gene encoding ribosome small subunit-dependent GTPase A — encoded protein: MNSYSNLQSWGWDLFFELQVTNKDEGLKVARVINQERDLYRLSWGDDRTSFAQVSGRFRHDFESSPGAFPSVGDWVLCQMDGDQDKAVIHRVLDRRTCFYRRDPGHGVQVIASNVDVIFVVTSLNRDLNAKRLDRYLSLAWDSGASPVIVLSKSDLVEDPEAITQDLENTYIGVPIHAVSVLEPQTCDILRQYLRPGKTVALMGSSGVGKSTLTNFFLGEETLQTQSARADDDRGRHTTTSRSLFRLHDGAVLMDTPGMRQLGLVDQEEGVQELFSDIVALAEACRFRDCAHDQEPGCAIQKALSHGDLDPDRWDSYLKLQKEVSYQERRSDPAKMAEERKRWKKIHLNAKAHMARKGRGEI
- a CDS encoding zf-TFIIB domain-containing protein, whose protein sequence is MIPCPSCQQPVEILDKHLGTLFTCPHCNAVYFIDWNGQPEMAEHESEPAQEPEIQSGTDFEGGADFQAGTSFENPTPQDFNAYGEAPVEVPQDYSATSEPTVYQGQIPQEVPEENAPQEDPYLTPADEIPPGTEIEVPGEGYQSSEQSYAAAAEVGQEAFAAPVEEAPYDFSQTLDRTPQPITNVATPDTPDFSDVTEFGNADTLAGPMTYAVIIDGIESSHLVMQLKEAMTDSRFGWDVNELLNQIGQGRLVLKGLSPAKASVLINRIKYLPFKISWRQDVLSGS
- the bamE gene encoding outer membrane protein assembly factor BamE, yielding MLRYLAIPVVLLGLLTTACQTSMLKQFGEVRPGMEKDDVLDLMGSPSRTQRFQGKDRWTYVFYDDRIRFEKEVQFFNGNAIYVGDIAQPEATKTASAIDAINDQKNKEIDEQIAKEVEQHRREYSDYEAKARGEDKVRYVPEFESIR
- the secA gene encoding preprotein translocase subunit SecA; its protein translation is MITQVLTKIFGTKHDREMKKIQPTVDRINALEPKMAALTDEQLKAKTPEFQERLRKGETVDDILPEAFAVCREASKRVLGMRHYDVQLIGGIVLNRGNIAEMRTGEGKTLVATLPVYLNALTGKGVHLVTVNDYLVRRDAEWMGRLYGWLGLTTGIIVHGLNDQQRKQMYACDITYCTNNELGFDYLRDNMKFDLNDYVQRGHNFAIVDECDSILVDEARTPLIISGPAEASTDKYYAVNAIIPQLKRDVHFTMEEKTKTASLTDEGNAKVEELMGLSNLYDPQNIEILHHVYQGLKAYYLYRRDVEYMIKDGEIVIVDEFTGRLMPGRRWSDGLHQAIEAKEGVEVKSENQTLATITFQNYFRMYTKLSGMTGTADTEAVEFKKIYNLDVNVIPTNRPIQRKDQEDVVYKSEKAKYKAITADIKERIAKGQPILVGTESIEKSESLSAYLRKEGIKHEVLNAKQHEREAEIVAQAGRKGAVTIATNMAGRGTDIMLGGNAEMLAKAAVGNDESPEFQEALAKVKPQVEKERAEVRELGGLYIIGTERHESRRIDNQLRGRAGRQGDPGESRFYLSLEDKLMRIFNGERIQKIMEMLNIPEDEPITAKMVTNAIEGAQRKVEGHNFDIRKNLMEYDSVMNAQRNAIYGMRRKVLEGQEIERTTLDWLGDVVSNLLDTYAPEGGKKEEWSMEGLNNSLVQSFGFKIDFANMPINSDTVTEAVKKGVKEVFEKQKTSMGPFFEQVQKMILLQSIDHHWKNHLYVIDKLKEGIGLRGYAQKDPLIEYKKEAFKAFESLNNTIKSDAIEKIMRVQLVAQQSQEEVLDSLRPEEADLDELDYSSPSETDIGHSLPEVETSEAAPTRKMTFQSGPRDDRPMNREERRRLEKQGKGKR